TAACGGGCCCCCTGGGAACGCCGGTCACCGCGCGTTACGGCGTGCTCGTCGGCGGTATGATTGCCGTCATCGAGATGGCCGCGGCTTCGGGGCTTGCGCTGGTGCCGCCGGAATCGCGCGACGCGGCGCGCGCCACCACGCGCGGCGCCGGAGAGCTCATCGCGCACGCGCTGGACCGCGGGTGCCGCCGCATCATCGTTGGAATCGGCGGCAGCGCGACCAACGACGCGGGCGCCGGCATGGCGCAGGCGCTCGGTATTCGCCTGCTGGACGCCGAGGGGCGCGAACTGCCGCCGGGCGGTCTCGCGCTGCGCGGACTTGCGCGAATCGTGACGGAGGGGCGGCACCCCGGTCTTGCGGCATGCGAGGTGCTCGTCGCCTGCGATGTGGAGAATCCTCTTTGCGGCCCGAACGGCGCATCGTTGTTTTACGGGCCGCAGAAGGGCGCCGACCTCGCGACGGCCCGCGCGCTCGACGACGCATTGCGCCATTTTGCGGATGTCGTGGGAGAGCAACTCGGCGTGGACGTGGCCGATGTGCCGGGCGCGGGCGCGGCGGGCGGCCTCGGCGCCGGTCTGTTCGCGTTCACCGGCGCGCGGCTGCGCCCCGGCGTCGTCTTGGTCGCCGAAGCGTGCGGCCTTGAAGCGCATATTGCGGGCGCTGACCTCGTGATTACGGGTGAAGGCAGGATGGACCGGCAGAGCGTTTTCGGCAAGACGCCCATCGGTGTTGCGCACATGGCCCGCAAACACGGCGTGCCGGTGGTGGCCGTTGCGGGCGCGCTCGAACCGGGCTTTGAATGTGTATACGATCACGGCATTACCGCTGCGCTGAGCATTGTGCGCGGGCCGATGCCGCTGAGCGACGCGATCGCGGGAAGTGAAACCGCCTTGGCCGATACGGCGGAGTCGTTGGCCAGAATCTGGGGTGTGCTGGCCCGCGCGCGCGGCGGGCCAGCGTAGGAAGCGCGCGCACAGGCGTGCTCCGCCAACAGAGACTGTTATGCATCCCGCATTTGAACATATCGTCTTCGCGGACGCGCCGCAGGCCGCACGTTTTCTGGA
The genomic region above belongs to Candidatus Hydrogenedentota bacterium and contains:
- a CDS encoding glycerate kinase, with product MRVVIAPDAFKECLSAKAVADALSNGWRRARAQDDLRCVPMADGGEGTVDALVAATGGQYIEHTVTGPLGTPVTARYGVLVGGMIAVIEMAAASGLALVPPESRDAARATTRGAGELIAHALDRGCRRIIVGIGGSATNDAGAGMAQALGIRLLDAEGRELPPGGLALRGLARIVTEGRHPGLAACEVLVACDVENPLCGPNGASLFYGPQKGADLATARALDDALRHFADVVGEQLGVDVADVPGAGAAGGLGAGLFAFTGARLRPGVVLVAEACGLEAHIAGADLVITGEGRMDRQSVFGKTPIGVAHMARKHGVPVVAVAGALEPGFECVYDHGITAALSIVRGPMPLSDAIAGSETALADTAESLARIWGVLARARGGPA